A stretch of DNA from Falco biarmicus isolate bFalBia1 chromosome 6, bFalBia1.pri, whole genome shotgun sequence:
ACTTCAGATCTGTTTTCTGATCTGAGCAGTGCTTGCTGTCATCTGCCCCTGGAAATGGGCTTTTGTAAATGGACAAAAGACATTACTTCATAAGTCTCTTTGAGTTTTGCATTTGTAGTCCATTCACATGGAATATGAGCTGTACTTAAAACACCACCAGTTTTACCCATGGTACAGAACAAAGGATGAGGTAGTTAAAAATGAACAACTGACAGAGTTAATTTGCATCAGCAGTTCTGGCGTGGCTGTGACCCCTGGGCAAGCCAAGAGCTGGGATCGTTTGGGTGGATTAAAATCTTTACCAAATTTTTGGCATTTGTTCTCATCTCAGACAAAGCttggtggttttatttgtttttctctcttcatatTCTTTAATTTTGGATACAGAGGAGTCTTTCTTCTGGAGTCTGTTTGGCTGTTAAGTGTGTTTTATTTAGATTTGCTTGTAGGTACAAAGGGAGATTGCATAGCATTCTACCACCCCCGATGTACATATCCTTTAGTGTCACAAGCAACTTTCTCTTGCCCTAGTAATTTGAGAGGTTTGTGGAGCCGTGCAGAGGTAATTACATGGCCCCTTCAAACTATACGCACACATTTTTATGAGCAGACTGTAGTGTCCAGCACCTCATCTATATGTACCTGTCGGCAGCCTGCTTCCCATGAGCTCTTACAGCGGGGCGGTATGTGGGTTATCGACGCTGTGTGATAGTTATGCCTTATCAGACTACCTCTGTTTTAGCAGCTTGAGGAAGAAGACAAAAACAAGCCCAAGGCTCCTGTGTCTTTTAATCTACCTTGAAGGGAATAAGCTGTTGAAAAGTACCTTGAGCCTAAGGCAAAGTGAAATTGGAAAAGCAGTGCCAGGTTTAGAGGGGAAAGGAGGACAGGTGTGCAAGAAACAGGACTGGGATTCAAGGGAGTTGACTCTCCCGACTGCTACGGGCtttccagaaaaacagaagtgcttGATGTAGTCAGTCTCCAAAACAGGTGtgacatgatttttctttcatctacTTTCTGCCTTAACTTCTTAGATCTTACGCTCCTCAGGACAGAAGCTACCATTTCCCATGTTTGTACAACACTTAATGGGAGGAGACCTTGATCTTGGCTTGATGCtccctacacacacacaactgTATCAGGGTGGCGTTTGCACACGTCAGGGATGTCAAAGTTTAATCCCTCCTCTTAGAAGGAGGATGTGTTTGAGGGGCCTTATCTCAGCCTGAACTTTCTTCTTCAAGTAAATTTGCCTTTGTGTCTTGCAGCGATAAGGTGGCACGGCAGCTCTATTACTGCCATCTCAAAGAGCAAGTACTTATGTCTCGGTGCAACCACAAAGAAGAAATCTACTTCTTGCTGGCTGCCTACAGCTTACAGGCAGACTTGGGCAACTACAGGGAGAAGGTCCATGCTGGCAAATATTTTGAACCTCAGGCTTACTTCCCGCAATGGGTAAGTCTTGGGGGATCTTTCTGTCAACAGATTGCATGCACAGCAGGAGCTATGTCAAGGTGGTACCTAACTGCAGGCACGCAAtttccccagctcccactgcaATGATTCAGTGATCAGGCAGTGGTAAAGCATCACCCTGAATTTCCCTCAGGAGATATCTCCTCTCTTTCCACTGGATGCAGGTGCCTGTTCCTCCTGGGCTCACTCATCAGTGAGGTGGGTGGTGTGTACCCTTCCTTGGTGAGGGAATGTGTTGGTATCAGATGAGTAACTCTGACTGTGGCTGTGTAATTCTTCTGTGGCTTAAAGGATTGTGTATTTGCAGTGGTGTATCAGCCAGATCTGCACAACCTAAGCTCTACAGAAAACCTCAGGGCTGCGAAGCCAAGTCCATTGCCCTTTGTTCCCATTTCTTTAATGCCTACCTCTGGGATGGATAGACCCAAACCCTAAGGGGTAGTACTGCTGTGCGGTGCCTCTGGTGCTTTCTTTGTCATTAATCTCTGGGTTAACTGCAGtaagagaagagggaagggcCTGGAAATGGATTTGCATGTTTTGTTTATAAGCATGTGCACATGGGCTTGTGCCCTTCAAGTCTTACAAACAGCTTAGAAAGCCAAGAGTTGGTTTAGTTGTCAAATGAAGGCAGATCAGCTAAGACTCTGTCAGAGCTGGTTACCTGCAGAGAGTACTCCTCTTGTGGTAAAATGGCAAGAAAGCTGTTGATAAACACACTAGAGTCCataaaaacagaaagggaagatAGCTTTGCTACAGACACATCACTGTAATGGCTGATGTCTGCTGGAGGGACCTGGACGGACCCTCCTCTGTAAACTGATTTAATTTTGGAGCCCCCTTTTCCTCTGACATTGGATTTTAGCCCAGATCATGTCTTGGGGTAGCTGTCAAAAAACCCAGATGCCTCTGGTAGTTGGTCACTTGTCTCTGGGTGAGTTGTCTCCCCTGAAAGGTGGCACTGTCCCTTGCTTTGGGGAGAAGGTTCAGAGCAGTGACAAGGGTTGCACTGGGGAGGCAAGGCTGGTAGTCTCCTTTATGTATGagtcccagcctgcctgccttgctgtgcAGAAATGCACCTTTCTCCCAGACAACAGGCCTTCATCCCATGCTATTCCTTGTTACGGGGCACCTGGCAGGAGGTGGCTAACAAAGGGCTGGAAAAGGTGGGTCTCACGCTGCTCTTTCTGGGGCATTAAAAGTCTTATCGGTTACAATTGCTCATCTGGCAAACATTGCAAAGGCCAAGACAAAGCCTGGCTCACCTGTGCTGAGCCGCAACCCCAAGCAAGTATGTGGGTGATTTATTACATCGTTACAAAGAGCAAAATCTGGCAGGCGTGGGGACGCTTCTCTCCCTGGCCCCAGGCTCCTGCAGGGAGATACTGAGTGATCTCCTCCTCCAACACAATCTCTTCCTCCAACACGTGCTTCAGATCATCTGGCCAAGCGCTGCCCCAAGCCTTGTGCTAGTGAGGAGAGGTGGTGTTGCCCTGGGGTGATAAACCCGGCTTTGAACTGTGGAGCTGGCATGCCTCTTTCTGCTGACTTTGCACAACTGATGGCATCGGTGTTGTCCTCCACCAAGCCCAGCCTTCCTCGTGGGAGGGCAACTAATCTGGCAAGGCACACAGAGGAGGGCAGAGGTGTTACTGAACAGAGTGAACAAGGCAGTTAATATAAAATGGAAGTGGGAACTAAGTGGTGATGGGTTCTGGTTGTTCTGAGCCTGGGCACGTTGTTCCTGGCAGGATGTTCTCAGGTACGTGGTGGGATCCAGTTCTAAATGCCGCCAGTGGTGGTGGATTTTGTGAAGTGAATTCAACCAGCACCCCTCTTAACCATCAATGCCACTTGCAGCCTAGAAGGGCCCAGTTTGGCATGGGAGGCAGCCGGGCTGCCCTGTAAGCTTGTATGGAGAGGGCACATTGGCAAGCATGGGAACTAGGCGCTCACAGGGCAAAAGCAAAAGGCCTGGTGAGGATTTTTCTACTGCTTAGCAAAGCCACGTGCCTGCCAGCACTCccaacagataaaaaaaaaataccttgagATAGTGTTATCTACCCCTTTGAGGATGGAAATGCTAAATAAGCCTAATGTGTAGTTTCTGGTCTTGAAAGGACCACCTagcatttctgcagtgtttggAGATGTTTCTGTTGATTGTGTTGGCGTGAGGAACACTATTTGTTATCTGCCCGTAAGCGTTTATGGATGCCAAGAGTTAGGAAAACTAATTCCAGTGCTTAAAAGTGAAAAGAGCTGATGCGACCTCTGTAGTCTTGGTCTGTTATGATTTTGCCATCTAGGATCTGTTTAGAGATACCAGTATCATCTGGGCTGCTTTAAATGCTTATCCTCTAGGGAGGTGGAGGTGAACGAGGGCTAACATCTCGAGGGACCGTATGAACCTGCACCGCCTccagtttctgctttgctgttgaTCACAGCTGCCTCCTGTGGGGATTGCTGAAGAGTTGCtgacctgtttgtttttcttgtggtttAGATAATTGCAAAGAGAGGGAGCGACTATATCTTGAAACATGCCCCAGAGATGCACCGAGAACAGCAAGGGCTGAGCGCTAAAGAAGCAGTGCTGAAGTTCATTAAGGAGTCCTGCCTGCTGGAAGATGTGCCCGTCCACTTCTACAGGCTGCAGAAGGTTAAACAAAGAGCCGCTTATTTTGAACTTCTCTCCCATCGTTAATTGGGTGCACCATTGCATTTTTCgctttctgtgtatttaaggGATGGTTGGCTCTGATTCAGAGAGGCCAAACAAGTCTAAAATGTTCAGCCAATGAGGCCTGTCCCCCACAAACAAATCTGTTGCCAGTGTACAGGTATAGTATATACTGGAATCTAGTTTTGTACCTCAGCCAAGAAACTGGCCGCAGGAATGgcaaaacttaatttttgtCCCTGCCTGTCAGCAGACTTGCACCAGGGAAATCACTGAGAAgtcttgttttttgttgttgcagtCCATTGAAATGGTGACAAGAGGTCAGCCAGCTTTCACACAAATGCCGTGTGATAGCTGAAGGTGACACTGAATCATTTCAGCTTTCTCATACCACTCCAACCCTGTTGGTGACTggtattttttcagctgtatgTCAGTTTTTGGATTGCTGGATTGTTGCTTGTCCCTGAGTTTTAAACTACTTACCCAAGCCCGCTTAAACAGAATGTGCTTCATTTTCACATGCTAAGAGAGTTTAGGTCTAGAAACAGAACTAAagagcagttttattttccacttgGATGAGCGAAACCTGCTTGTGTAATTGGGAATGGCTTAGACCTTTTTTCAAAATGGTGTTACTCCGCTTTCAGACTTGTAATTAAATTTGTGGGTTGGTTGTGCTCAGTGGGAATTGTGTCTGGGAGGTATCTGTGCCCTTTGACCAGATCTACCAGCTCTAGTTGCTGGagaaacatgcattttctgGAGGAAAGAAGTTCTGGTTTGGTCTGTAGTCCAGGTTTAGTTTCAGTTCCTTGCAAACCATCGGTGCTGCGCCTACCTCTCCTCTGTCCTCTCCGTTTTGATTCTGGTGCTGTTAATGACGCAGTCATAAGAGGGCTGATTACACTTGAATGCCATAAGAAGTCCAGCTGACAGGACATGATACAATTTATATCTGAAAGTACCAAGGCTGTGAAATTGGTTGCTTTTAATATCCAAATTCCTGTCTGACTTGAACTTGTATTTTATGCATTGCTGACTCCTTCGCGTGTTGTTTGATCCACAAAGTGCTGCTCTTCCTGCTATGTGACATGGTTACCTCGCCTTGTGATGAGATGTCCTCCTCCTAGGTGATACCTGGGTCTCAGTCAAGCACACAGATGCCAGGTGAAGGTGTTGGTACGCTGGCTGCCCTGAGATTTCAAAAGCAGTCACTTTTGTCTTGCACCCTCCTCATGGCTGCTACTGAGGTTGGGAACTCCAAAAGAAAACGAAGTACTGAGCTCTGTATTTCTCCTCCGGACCAATACTGATTTACAAAGCTCTTTGCCCTTAGGAGGCAGAAAGCATTTCTTATTGACTTTAAACTAGAGACACGGGTGGTACCGGGGTAAAGGGTGAGGTAATGCGATGGCATAAGACTTGCATCTTGACAAGCCAGATAAGGAGAGAAAGTTTTGATGTAAAGTTTGAGCTCTGTGAGCCCATAAATTTTTACCTCcaaattttcttcctcctgctcctcctaGCAAGAGAAGTATGTATTCCCTTCCTTAACTCTGCCGTGCCAGGAGAGACTGAAAGAACTAGAGttttagtttatattttttGGTCTTCAAGCAGAAGAATCTTATTAGAGACAGAGTATGTCGTACCAAGATACAGcatgaggaaaaacaaggcagtATTTCAACCCAGCCATAAAGATTTTAAACCACCTGCTCCCAACACTGAGATCAAAAGGTTAGAAGGAAGGTCCCTGTAACTCTGGGTATTATTGATTAGCTCCCTCCTGGCCAAGGGACACCTAAGGTCCACCAGGTCCCTGGATGAAAACCACAGGACAAGGAGAAGGGGACAAGCATCCCTTCTGGTTTGGGGTCACTGTAACCTGGAGAGCAAGAGTGGGGCATGTTCATGGAGACACTAGAGACGGCGTGTGGCAGTAGGAGAGCAGTAACTGTCCATGCCCTCACATCACTAAAGCTACAGGATTCCCTGtccagggcagctggggcatTTGCTGGTGAACTGCTTGAGATACCCAGTACGAGGGGATTTTAGGTGTAGATATTTCAGGGGTCAGCAAGGCAAGGTGCACTTTACAAACACAATAAAAACCAAATGAGCTGATGGCATCTGCGTGATGGGGAGTCCTGCTACCTCTCCTGCAGTAGGTGCCAGAACAAGAGTGTGGTCTTTGTAGATTAACCTTTGACTCCAGGCTCTTCTGTTCTTTTAGGATAAGAAGGAGGATCGCCCGACTGTTATCCTGGGCCTGACCCTGAGAGGAATGCACATCTATCAGGTAACAGACTGCTGTGAAAGCTTTCTGGTGTAGCATTAActcagcccagctcccctgTCCTCCCCCTGCACTTCggctcctctgcctcccctgcaAGCGCCAGGCTCTGCATATCTCAAATTCTTGGTTGTTTGCAAATTCTTTGCACATCAATGACTCCACCCTGTACCTGCCAGTCCCCGTGTCACTCTTGAGTTTGATGTGTTACAGGAGGTGAATCACGTTCGCCAGCTCCTCTACGACTTTCCCTGGTCGCACATTGGGAAGCTGGCATTTCTGGTGAGTATGACGGAATGGAGGCCATCTGGCAGCGGGCTGTCATCCTGGGACCTGGCAAAGCTGTTggcctgcctgtgctgccatgTCAAGTCCTGTCACTCACACGCATAAGACTGCAGCTATCTCTGGTAGCTGTGTTGCTTAAAGCATGCTCTTGCTCATTTTACTGGCATCTCTCCTCTttatgcaggggaaaaaatttgAGATCCAGCCAGACGGTTTACCCTCTGCACGGAAACTGGTTTACTATACGGGTTGCCCCTTCAGGTCACGGCActtgctgcagctcctcagtAACAGCCACCGACTCTTTCTGAATATTCAGCCGGTGTTGAAGCAAATACAAAAACTGGAGGAGGCTGAAGGTATGCGATGGAAGAACAGGTGACTTTAGTAAGGGGAGGAGTACAGCATGGtaggctctgctgctgttccgCAGTGGCTGCTCTCCATTGAATTGATGGTGTTTCTGCCTTATCAGGAAGCTGGTGAGAGAAATACAGGTGCTAGATGTATTTCAAGTCCATTACTAGGAAGTGTTTATGCCTCCCACATTGCTAGACTGTGATCAGAAAGTGTGTGTGCGTGAGCAGTAGAGGGGGAATATCTGCCTTTAAGAGGAGATCCTCCCTCTCTGTGCTCCCAGTTCTCCATGTTTGACACATGCTTCTAAGTGGAAACAATTCTGaataaaaagctttcctttgGGATAAGATCATCTTGTGTTCAGGCAGCAGTATGGGTTGTGAACCTGTGTCTTAATTTTTCAGTACCCTTTGCTAAACATTGCACACAATTTCGTCTACAGTGTCCAACAATTAAGAGCTAGGAGTTGCAGGTGCCAGAAACAGGCTGAGAGCTATCAGGACTCCCAGAATCTGTCTTTTATAGTGGGGTCTCCCCTCTAGGACCAGTGATTTGAGCTCTGACAGTCCCTGGTATGCTTCCAGACAAACTTTAGTCATTTCATCACCTCTCAGCTTGCCCCTTTCCATTTTCCAACTCTGCAAGCTGGGTCTCCTACAACTTCTCAGCCTACTTCTCCCCAGTGACTGTTTTTAATGCATTGGTGGTCTTCCAGAGGATCGTGTCCCTTTCCATCTAGCCTTCTCCTGAATGCTTTTCCCACCTATCTTTTTCCTGACTGTTGTTCCCTGTGTTCTCCGTCCACACTTTTTCTGTCTGAGGTTTGTAAGCCTTGTATCGTTACCTTCAGTGTTGGTGGAAGTCAGCCAGCAGTAGCTGGTCCTCTTGTCTGAGGGCATAGTCTGACTCCTCCCAGGCAGAAGTCGGGAAAAACTTGTTTCTGGTTATTGCCTAGCTTATATCAGTCTCTGAAGTGGTGACTGCTGGTTGCGTGGAGTCGGTGTACAGGGCAAAGCAGCCCTTAGTCTCATCTAGCTTGgttatttctgtctttgccTTCAGTGGGTTTATTGTAGTGGCCTTGAGCTGTGTGAGTGTGACCAGTGGCAGGTGCCGCTCACCTGATGAAAGCCTCACTAATCAAGTGCGTGTGGGCAAAAGGCCTTCGGTTGTTTTGTGTCTGCTAGTGTCTCATGGATTTCTTGACCACCCTCAGTACATCTCTCTTTAGGTAACAGATTCAAGCCatggaagaaataattaataCATCATTAATAAATGCCAACCATGGGGATCCTGTTCTTGGCTGTCTCCACACATTGATGGCTATTTCAAGAAACAGTCAATGtactctgctttttaaaggctGAACACTTAGGTTAGCTAAGTAAtaccccccctgcccccctgctttttggtttttggcaTTTCATTCTGGAAGCTACTGTTTTCTGTATCATAACTGCCTCTACCTGCCTGTTCTAATTCAAGGAATGCTGGGTTTACTGCAAGTATGACTGACTAATTCTTTTACAACCAGTGGAGCATCCCAGTATCTGTTGagcaaacaaaatataaaactgtccctgtattttttttttagtagctgcagcagctgtttcttaaTTGATGGGTTGTGCCAGTCCCAGAGCTTACCGATTATTTTTGCTACCCTTCCTTTGGTCTGGGTTAAAGTTCTCACTggtttctctcttctttcttcctcagagAAGAAGCGCTACCGGGAGTCCTATATCAGTGATACGCTGGACATGGACCTGGACCCGTGCGATAAGAACTCGCGTGGCAGCGGGAGCAGTGGGGGCAGCCGGAGGGATAATCGCCTCTCACGCCAGTCCACAGGGAGCCATGGCAGCTCTCACACGTCGGGCATTGAGGCTGATTCCAGGCACCGGGTGTCGGTGGAAATGTCCGTGGATGAGCCCTTCAGCATTGACCGGGTGCATCGGAAAGAGAAATCCTGCAGCTCAACCATCAGCTACGGTAGCTCTGGCATTGACAGTGGCAGCAAAGGGCGAGCTGAAGATGACTCTCAGGATGATGGTAAAGAATTTGGAGATGTGGGGCAACTTCTAAGACCACTCGTGTCTTCTCCTGCAGGAGAATGGGGAGTAAGAGAATGTGAAGCAGCTTGGAGAAGTGTAATACTAACCCTTCTCCTGCCACTCTCTTCCTCCTAGAGCTTGAGCTGGCAGTAGATGAGCCAGAGGAGGTGCCTGTAGATGAGCCTTTAGAGGGAGACCAGTTAGAGGAGGCCACTGTGGGAGAATCTATTGAATCTCTTCCTCTAGACGCTGCTAGCTGCCAAGGTGAGATGGCTTTCTGCTACTGCTCAGTGCTTTTCTTTAGGCTCTAGCCACAGGCATAAGCTGAGGGATCTAAGAAAGCTCTGTCGTCTTCCAGTCTACTGCCAGTGCTACTTACTGCCCTGCTGCAACAGGATTTAAGTCAGCTCATCTAGAGGTTGAAGGCCAGCACCCTATATTGTACAGTGCTGCTCTCCTCTGTGCTCCTCAAGGTCTCCCTTCTCCAAATTTGCCAAGTTTATTATCAGTTAATGACAAAAAGATAACTGAGGTAAACCTTCTTATGGTGAAGgaatttgctttaaaatcttGTATACCACAAAACAGCTGAACAGTTCAACCACAGAGTAACGAGCTAGTTGCAGGGATTGAAAAGGTAAAGTTTTGTGGCTCGCAATACAGGGAATGCTACACAATGGGGATCGTGGGGGAGCTGCCTGGCCATAAGACAGACGGCCTTTATAGCAAAGCAAGATAGGTGAATGTGGGACAGGGAGGCGAGAAGCTGGTTTTTTGAGAGTTTTTAAACATAGATCCTTAAGGGCAAGAAGGAGTACTTGTGAGCAAAACTCTCCGGGTGTTGAAGGTGCGTACTgatgtatatttatatttataggATAGCACTGCTTGAATGTGGCCTGCAAGAACACCTTGTGTTTTCCACAGCCCACAAAACCTCAAACCTGCTATGTTTTtcacttcttccttctcctttgcagCGATAAATCAGGAATCGCTGTCTGTGGTGCAAGTCACACTAATAAAAATGAGAGGCCAAAGTGTGGAATCCCTTCACCAGGTAAGTGCTTGGCAGGAGGGCCTCTGTGTGGGCATTGAAACCAGATAACCAGCGTAATGCAGACAGCTGTAAATCGGGTGAACTTCATTGGTCTGGATttgactgattctttaaatgGTGTAACCAAAACCAGCTGTTGCCCAGCGACTCCTATCAGGAATAGGCTGAGAGCAGTGTTTGGGTCAAGAATATTATAGAGAGGTTTAGAGTGATCAGCAGGGAAATCTTGCAAGCCAGCTATTGTCTGTCTTGGGCTTCCAGactagaaatggaaaataaataacttcCAAATTTTCAGTGCAATATACAGCCAAGACCATTCGTGCAGTTTCGATGTGGGTTGCAGACTTGATCATCTTCCTACTCATGGAGCCAGAAGGAGCTCACATCAGAGCAAAACCAGATGTTCGAGCCCCAATTGCTATCATTTGTGTGATTATACTCTGTGTGTGCTGAAGTCTTTGttgtc
This window harbors:
- the FRMD1 gene encoding FERM domain-containing protein 1 isoform X1, which encodes MSRALLAGRMQPESRSVCVFLPTREQLSLAVGVKATGQELFQQVCDLVKIKEPHFFGLSIVKNNEYVFIDLEQKLSKYFSKEWKKETTKGTEKFSPPFVAFFRVQYYVENGRVISDKVARQLYYCHLKEQVLMSRCNHKEEIYFLLAAYSLQADLGNYREKVHAGKYFEPQAYFPQWIIAKRGSDYILKHAPEMHREQQGLSAKEAVLKFIKESCLLEDVPVHFYRLQKDKKEDRPTVILGLTLRGMHIYQEVNHVRQLLYDFPWSHIGKLAFLGKKFEIQPDGLPSARKLVYYTGCPFRSRHLLQLLSNSHRLFLNIQPVLKQIQKLEEAEEKKRYRESYISDTLDMDLDPCDKNSRGSGSSGGSRRDNRLSRQSTGSHGSSHTSGIEADSRHRVSVEMSVDEPFSIDRVHRKEKSCSSTISYGSSGIDSGSKGRAEDDSQDDELELAVDEPEEVPVDEPLEGDQLEEATVGESIESLPLDAASCQAINQESLSVVQVTLIKMRGQSVESLHQVRSPKSRSCTDQHSQSLDDIRLHKHRHPPLSATLSSDTSHSYTFGCSLEDKLSIYGCVYSTADCKTKSALYGKRSMNCLSLDLLGEDQLPEEFVV
- the FRMD1 gene encoding FERM domain-containing protein 1 isoform X2, which encodes MSRALLAGRMQPESRSVCVFLPTREQLSLAVGVKATGQELFQQVCDLVKIKEPHFFGLSIVKNNEYVFIDLEQKLSKYFSKEWKKETTKGTEKFSPPFVAFFRVQYYVENGRVISDKVARQLYYCHLKEQVLMSRCNHKEEIYFLLAAYSLQADLGNYREKVHAGKYFEPQAYFPQWIIAKRGSDYILKHAPEMHREQQGLSAKEAVLKFIKESCLLEDVPVHFYRLQKDKKEDRPTVILGLTLRGMHIYQEVNHVRQLLYDFPWSHIGKLAFLGKKFEIQPDGLPSARKLVYYTGCPFRSRHLLQLLSNSHRLFLNIQPVLKQIQKLEEAEEKKRYRESYISDTLDMDLDPCDKNSRGSGSSGGSRRDNRLSRQSTGSHGSSHTSGIEADSRHRVSVEMSVDEPFSIDRVHRKEKSCSSTISYGSSGIDSGSKGRAEDDSQDDAINQESLSVVQVTLIKMRGQSVESLHQVRSPKSRSCTDQHSQSLDDIRLHKHRHPPLSATLSSDTSHSYTFGCSLEDKLSIYGCVYSTADCKTKSALYGKRSMNCLSLDLLGEDQLPEEFVV